A genomic region of Actinomycetota bacterium contains the following coding sequences:
- a CDS encoding VWA domain-containing protein — protein sequence MNPSRRTTAGLVCSLLLVAYIYALAKPAVGVEAATVTIREAALSENGHARLIVSVAGAGDAVLGRDAFAVTEAGDAVPSLTVTPLLEAHAQPVTVALVFDVSGSTAGGPLVDAKAAGKRFVSLLPAGVRVMVVSFGPRASVRQGLTADHGALARAIGGLTASGGTAMYDGIVLAATRLAGVAAQHNIVLFSDGKDTSSVRTLSQSVAAAKRASAPVTSVGLVTPDFDATALARIADATGGRSLRVGQSAQLGAAFGQVAKDIASQYVLEFESGAARTKEIELAVTLRAGALSVSDSVVVLNPRTGLPPPLPAISAPDAEAAPPIRAFAGRTGLYVGVGSVFLALILLLGVLMPRPGARGGDRLLRSMRAKTKSRNRGASDDERHGLAGSAIARTAVHLVERAPKRSGFEERLQMRLDRAGWPLRASEFVVLQGAGVAAGALVGVGLLQRWWLGIVLAVIGGMVF from the coding sequence ATGAATCCGTCACGCCGGACGACCGCCGGACTCGTTTGCAGTCTCCTGTTGGTGGCGTACATCTATGCTCTCGCCAAACCAGCAGTGGGTGTCGAGGCTGCGACAGTCACCATCCGCGAGGCCGCTCTCTCCGAGAACGGTCACGCGCGCCTGATCGTGTCGGTTGCGGGTGCCGGTGACGCTGTTCTCGGGCGAGATGCATTCGCGGTCACTGAGGCGGGCGATGCGGTTCCGTCGCTGACGGTGACGCCCCTGCTGGAAGCCCATGCTCAGCCGGTGACGGTGGCTCTGGTGTTCGACGTGAGCGGAAGTACGGCGGGAGGTCCGCTTGTGGACGCTAAGGCGGCCGGCAAACGGTTCGTCTCGCTGCTTCCGGCCGGGGTCCGCGTGATGGTTGTTTCCTTTGGGCCGCGGGCATCGGTGCGCCAAGGCCTCACTGCGGACCACGGGGCGCTTGCGCGCGCCATCGGCGGGCTGACCGCCTCGGGCGGCACGGCCATGTACGACGGGATCGTGCTCGCCGCGACGCGGCTGGCCGGAGTTGCCGCGCAGCACAACATCGTGTTGTTCAGCGACGGCAAGGACACCTCCAGCGTGCGGACGTTGTCTCAGTCGGTCGCCGCAGCGAAGAGGGCCTCGGCGCCGGTGACCTCGGTAGGGCTCGTCACTCCGGACTTCGACGCCACGGCACTTGCAAGGATCGCGGACGCCACCGGCGGGCGAAGCCTGCGGGTCGGGCAGTCGGCTCAACTTGGAGCGGCGTTCGGACAGGTGGCAAAGGACATTGCTTCCCAATACGTGCTGGAGTTCGAGTCGGGCGCTGCGCGGACCAAGGAGATCGAGCTCGCCGTCACGCTGCGAGCCGGTGCGCTCTCGGTGTCCGACTCGGTCGTCGTACTGAACCCGAGGACCGGACTACCACCGCCGCTCCCGGCGATCTCTGCTCCCGATGCTGAGGCTGCTCCGCCGATCCGCGCTTTCGCCGGCCGCACGGGACTGTACGTGGGCGTTGGATCTGTGTTCCTAGCGCTCATCCTGCTCCTCGGGGTGTTGATGCCTCGTCCGGGCGCGCGCGGCGGCGATCGCCTGCTGCGAAGCATGCGTGCGAAGACCAAGTCGCGGAACAGGGGCGCATCCGACGACGAGCGTCACGGGCTGGCCGGAAGCGCCATTGCGCGCACCGCAGTTCACCTGGTTGAGCGAGCACCTAAGCGTTCCGGTTTCGAGGAGCGTCTACAGATGCGGCTGGATCGCGCGGGTTGGCCGCTGCGGGCCTCTGAGTTCGTTGTGCTGCAAGGGGCTGGAGTGGCGGCCGGGGCTTTGGTCGGTGTGGGGTTGCTTCAGCGCTGGTGGCTCGGAATCGTGCTGGCAGTCATAGGCGGCATGGTGTTTC